The nucleotide sequence CTCCGCCCAGGTTCTCAAGCTTGTCCAGGTAGGAGTACCTCTTGGTGCCGATCTTGGAGATCTTGCTCAGCTTCTTACCTTGGGGATCCTGCGACCCTAGTATCATGGTCTCGATGGTGCCGTCCCGGGGCCCCACGTAGTCGAACAATGTCGAGTTAACCGGCTCCATCCTTCCCAGCCTCCCCATCTCGTCCTTGGCGTCTTGGACCACTGTGTCTGTGTCGTCGGTTGTTAAGCTCGGCATCCTCATTGAGTCCCCATTCTTGGGGTCTTGGGCGAGGGCGTCGGCGTGGAGAACGTCTTCGATGCGGGACATTACGGTGTAGGCTAGGCTCTCAAGCGTCCTTGAGTAGCTCTCCAGAATGGCACTCCCAACATCCTGCAAAAACAACACGGAAACACAAATGTATGTAGTTGGCATTAGTAATTAAAAGGGTACTGTAGCAATTCCGAAAACACAGTGAAAAATTGTAGGTACCTTGTTGTACTGGATTTTGCTGATGTCCAGAGCTGATTGGGAAATCCCTGGAAATCTGTGCTTGAGGAGGAGAAGAACGTTCTCTGCCCTCCCCTCAAATCGGCCCCGCTTCTCGTGGCTGACGCCATGGCCCCACTTGCCGTCCCTCTGCATTTTCTTTTGCCAAATGACGACCGATGCTTCGATCCGGTTCTTCAGATCAACAATGTTGTACTCGTTCGACAGGTCTACCGTTGCTATGAGTTCTTCGGGGTCGAAATAATCGTCAGTTATAAGCTTGTACATCGAGTCCCCGAGGGTAGATTTCCCATTCTACCAAGCATAAGAATAAGAGGATTTTGTTATGTGAGATCACAATAATGTAGTCAAGCAAGGTAAATGTAATTGCTGTATAATAACGTCCTTGTGTTCTTATGGATTACCTTAGGCAGAGTCTCCATGTAAGCTTCTGGAATATCCATCTCCATGAGAACATTAGCATTGATGGCCATTGTTGCCTTCAAGACTTGGTTGACAAGCTCCTTCTGGTGATGAAGCCATCTCCTCGTCGAGTCTGACAGACCCTCGGGAGGGACCTTGACCGTCGGGAGCCACCACTTGTCACTCTGCTCCGCTGGGTCACCCTTCTCGGATTCATTGTCATTTTTCTTCACATACCAAAACTCCTGCTTGTCGCTGAAACTATCGAGATAGTCCTGTTCGACATCAGAAACGTGCAGCGGCAACAAATTAGCAACTCAGGTATCTTCACATCAATCCCGTAAACAATTCAGAGAAGGGTGTGGAATTTTATATTACAAGGAGCATTCCGTCAAGCTTGCGCAATGCCGGGACGTTCATCAGCAGATCTCTGCGTTGCTGAGTTATCATAACCTGCTTGTCAAAAAGAATAAAAATGTACTATTGTAATTAGTTGTAATTCGATTTGCATAATGAGGTTGCATAGTACGGGCCCTAAGCAAGGCAAAAAAAAGTGTGACCGCCTATAAGGTTCCAATAGGCACGTCCCACATTGTACTTCTTCACTAGTTGTGCAACTGAAATACTTTTCCcacaaaaaaaaactgaaatataaTAACAAAATATTTTTTCTTTGTAGGACCTCCAAAGCAACATAACCAACCATGTGTGATGAAAATAAGGGTAGGGGATTCGTTTCTGACCTCCATGGTGCTGCCATCCTCGGCCACCTGGCGTGAAGGAACGAACTCGACGATGAAATCGGCGACGGAGAGAAGCCAGTCGATCTCCTTTGTCCACCGAGCCTTCTGCTCAGGGGCCATCGGTTGGAGACGCCGCTGCTCACCGAACACGGAAGCTGCAACGGCGTGCCACCACGAGAAGGAATACATAACTGGTAAGAATTTCCACAAGAAACCAACCACGAATTGAAATGATTTGAAATCCAGAAATCATGCATCAAGCACGTGATAGAGCTCCCGATTTAGTCGTGCATGTACCCATTGCGAGGTCTACGATTGTATGGTGTACAAAAAGGTTGTTTTCTCATCCGCAAAAAAAGAGAGGATGTTTTCACCAATTTCCACTAAATTATTTTGAGGATCAAAATCATTTAAGCCATTACTTTTGTTTGGAATTTGTAGTGACAAGTAGAGTATATACTAGTAGGCCAGGTTATGCACATTGTGCACATTGGGTGATGTACTCT is from Triticum aestivum cultivar Chinese Spring chromosome 1B, IWGSC CS RefSeq v2.1, whole genome shotgun sequence and encodes:
- the LOC123145497 gene encoding rop guanine nucleotide exchange factor 9, with the translated sequence MAPPFLKTGHGRDSRFSFRRRKSGKASSTPSSPLSSVSSSASSEDVVLDPGSPTMEPSTKTQTLPCARRMLSRSSCGSRGKLSVDLIPAPLAGGPSDAPRPSTSAAPPPKPAPRPEGPPSDMDMVKEKFSKLLLGEDMSGSGKGVSSALALSNAITNLAASVFGEQRRLQPMAPEQKARWTKEIDWLLSVADFIVEFVPSRQVAEDGSTMEVMITQQRRDLLMNVPALRKLDGMLLDYLDSFSDKQEFWYVKKNDNESEKGDPAEQSDKWWLPTVKVPPEGLSDSTRRWLHHQKELVNQVLKATMAINANVLMEMDIPEAYMETLPKNGKSTLGDSMYKLITDDYFDPEELIATVDLSNEYNIVDLKNRIEASVVIWQKKMQRDGKWGHGVSHEKRGRFEGRAENVLLLLKHRFPGISQSALDISKIQYNKDVGSAILESYSRTLESLAYTVMSRIEDVLHADALAQDPKNGDSMRMPSLTTDDTDTVVQDAKDEMGRLGRMEPVNSTLFDYVGPRDGTIETMILGSQDPQGKKLSKISKIGTKRYSYLDKLENLGGARSPISRH